In Streptomyces sp. NBC_01408, one DNA window encodes the following:
- a CDS encoding electron transfer flavoprotein subunit alpha/FixB family protein: protein MAEVLVYVDHVDGAVRKPTLELLTLARRIGEPVAVALGAGAADTAAVLAEHGAVKVLTADAPEFTEYLVVPKVDALQAAYEAVSAGGSLAAVLVPSSAEGKEIAARLALRIGSGIITDATDIEAGDEGPVATQAAFAASFTTKSRVSKGTPVITVKPNSAPVEAAPAAGAVEALAVTFGALATGTKVVSRTPRESTGRPELTEAAIVVSGGRGVNGAENFHIIEDLADSLGAAVGASRAAVDAGWYPHSNQVGQTGKSVSPQLYIASGISGAIQHRAGMQTSKTIVAVNKDAEAPIFDLVDYGVVGDLFAVVPQLTEEIKARKG from the coding sequence ATGGCTGAAGTTCTCGTCTACGTCGACCACGTGGACGGCGCCGTCCGCAAGCCCACCCTCGAGCTGCTGACGCTGGCCCGCCGCATCGGCGAGCCCGTCGCCGTCGCCCTGGGCGCCGGCGCGGCCGACACCGCCGCGGTCCTCGCCGAGCACGGCGCGGTCAAGGTCCTCACCGCCGACGCCCCCGAGTTCACCGAGTACCTCGTCGTACCGAAGGTGGACGCACTCCAGGCCGCCTACGAGGCCGTGTCCGCCGGTGGCTCCCTCGCCGCCGTGCTCGTCCCGTCCTCCGCCGAGGGCAAGGAGATCGCCGCCCGCCTGGCGCTGCGCATCGGCTCCGGCATCATCACCGACGCCACCGACATCGAGGCGGGTGACGAGGGCCCGGTCGCGACGCAGGCCGCCTTCGCCGCCTCCTTCACCACCAAGTCCCGTGTCTCCAAGGGCACCCCGGTCATCACCGTCAAGCCGAACTCGGCCCCGGTGGAGGCCGCCCCGGCCGCGGGTGCCGTCGAGGCCCTCGCCGTCACCTTCGGCGCCCTGGCGACCGGCACCAAGGTCGTCTCCCGCACCCCGCGCGAGTCGACCGGCCGCCCCGAGCTGACCGAGGCCGCGATCGTGGTCTCCGGCGGCCGCGGCGTCAACGGTGCCGAGAACTTCCACATCATCGAGGACCTCGCGGACTCCCTCGGTGCCGCCGTCGGCGCCTCCCGTGCCGCCGTCGACGCCGGCTGGTACCCGCACTCCAACCAGGTCGGCCAGACCGGCAAGTCGGTCTCCCCGCAGCTGTACATCGCCTCGGGCATCTCGGGCGCCATCCAGCACCGGGCCGGCATGCAGACCTCGAAGACCATCGTGGCCGTCAACAAGGACGCCGAGGCCCCGATCTTCGACCTGGTCGACTACGGCGTGGTCGGCGACCTCTTCGCGGTCGTCCCGCAGCTGACCGAGGAGATCAAGGCGCGCAAGGGCTAG
- a CDS encoding DUF4360 domain-containing protein, whose product MFKPVLLTGSATVLLVTAFAPPAGAAAPAPAPPGQITVDVATVNGSGCRPGSAAVAVSPDNTAFTVTYSEYIAQAGGNVATVEGRKNCQLSLVVNVPQGYTYAVSQVDYRGFGNLQEGAVGTQKASYYFQGMSQTAYRTHRFQGALDDNWQATDTTGIEALVFAPCGEKRNFNINTELRAEVGTSDATKTSLMALDSTDGSFSSLYHFAWKECPVR is encoded by the coding sequence ATGTTCAAGCCGGTGCTTCTCACCGGATCGGCGACGGTCCTGCTGGTCACCGCGTTCGCACCGCCGGCCGGAGCCGCCGCTCCGGCGCCCGCGCCCCCCGGACAGATCACGGTGGACGTCGCCACCGTCAACGGCTCCGGCTGCCGCCCCGGCAGCGCGGCGGTCGCCGTCTCACCGGACAACACGGCCTTCACGGTGACCTACAGCGAGTACATCGCGCAGGCCGGCGGCAACGTGGCCACGGTCGAGGGCCGCAAGAACTGCCAGCTGTCCCTGGTCGTGAACGTCCCGCAGGGCTACACGTACGCGGTCAGCCAGGTCGACTACCGGGGCTTCGGCAACCTGCAGGAGGGCGCCGTCGGCACGCAGAAGGCCAGCTACTACTTCCAGGGCATGAGCCAGACCGCCTACCGGACGCACCGGTTCCAGGGGGCGCTCGACGACAACTGGCAGGCGACCGACACCACGGGGATCGAGGCCCTGGTCTTCGCGCCCTGCGGGGAGAAGCGGAACTTCAACATCAACACCGAGCTGCGCGCGGAGGTCGGGACCTCCGACGCCACGAAGACCAGCCTCATGGCGCTCGACTCGACGGACGGCAGCTTCAGCAGCCTGTACCACTTCGCCTGGAAGGAATGCCCGGTCCGCTGA
- a CDS encoding aldolase/citrate lyase family protein produces the protein MGQQEKVATSLAGAVSEGISASLAPVDAELARHYPGDPGTRQPIHTVYVPGDVFAADTIRSWGDQALAALDEHAPDAATFAKVLGISDELAVPVYDRVRAKLASEPIEDLRVDFEDGFGVRSDEEEDQAAARAARLVSEAFSNGTNAPYMGIRMKCMESNVRDRGIRTTDIFLSGLLANGGLPEGLVLTLPKVTYAEQVTAFVKLLEAFETARGLRPGRIGFEIQIETSQSIVASDGTATVARMIEASKGRATGLHYGTFDYSACVGVSAAYQSSDHPAADHAKAIMQVAAAGTGVRVSDGSTNVLPIGTTEHVHEAWKLHYGLTRRALARAYYQGWDMHPAHLPTRYAAVFVFYREGLETAAARLKAYVAKIEGDVMDEPATAKALAGYLVRGLDCGAVGAEEVTALTGLTRAELDAFAIPRRSATLTATA, from the coding sequence ATGGGTCAGCAGGAAAAGGTGGCGACGAGCCTCGCAGGCGCGGTCAGCGAGGGCATCAGCGCTTCCCTGGCGCCGGTGGACGCGGAACTCGCGCGCCACTACCCGGGCGACCCCGGCACCCGTCAGCCCATCCACACGGTCTACGTGCCCGGTGACGTCTTCGCCGCCGACACCATCCGCTCCTGGGGCGACCAGGCCCTCGCGGCCCTCGACGAGCACGCCCCGGACGCCGCCACCTTCGCCAAGGTGCTCGGCATCTCCGACGAGCTGGCCGTACCGGTCTACGACCGTGTCCGCGCCAAGCTGGCCAGCGAGCCCATCGAGGACCTCCGCGTCGACTTCGAGGACGGCTTCGGCGTCCGCTCCGACGAGGAGGAGGACCAGGCCGCGGCCCGCGCCGCCCGCCTCGTATCGGAGGCGTTCTCCAACGGCACGAACGCCCCGTACATGGGCATCCGCATGAAGTGCATGGAGTCCAACGTCCGCGACCGCGGCATCCGCACCACCGACATCTTCCTCTCCGGCCTGCTGGCGAACGGCGGCCTGCCCGAGGGCCTCGTCCTCACCCTGCCGAAGGTCACCTACGCCGAGCAGGTCACCGCCTTCGTGAAGCTGCTGGAAGCCTTCGAGACCGCCCGGGGCCTGCGCCCCGGCCGGATCGGCTTCGAGATCCAGATCGAGACCAGCCAGTCCATCGTCGCCTCCGACGGCACCGCCACCGTCGCCCGCATGATCGAGGCCTCGAAGGGCCGCGCCACCGGCCTGCACTACGGGACCTTCGACTACAGCGCCTGCGTCGGCGTCTCTGCCGCCTACCAGTCGAGCGACCACCCCGCCGCCGACCACGCCAAGGCGATCATGCAGGTTGCGGCCGCCGGGACCGGCGTGCGCGTCTCCGACGGCTCCACGAACGTCCTGCCCATCGGCACCACCGAGCACGTCCACGAGGCCTGGAAGCTCCACTACGGCCTCACCCGGCGCGCCCTGGCCCGTGCGTACTACCAGGGCTGGGACATGCACCCGGCGCACCTGCCGACCCGCTACGCGGCCGTCTTCGTCTTCTACCGCGAGGGCCTCGAGACGGCCGCCGCGCGCCTGAAGGCGTACGTCGCCAAGATCGAGGGCGACGTGATGGACGAGCCGGCCACCGCCAAGGCGCTGGCCGGCTACCTGGTCCGCGGCCTGGACTGCGGCGCGGTCGGCGCCGAGGAGGTCACCGCCCTGACCGGCCTGACCCGCGCCGAGCTGGACGCCTTCGCGATCCCGCGCCGCTCGGCCACGCTGACGGCCACCGCGTAA